The Primulina tabacum isolate GXHZ01 chromosome 7, ASM2559414v2, whole genome shotgun sequence genome includes a window with the following:
- the LOC142551061 gene encoding protein BIG GRAIN 1-like A, whose amino-acid sequence MYSREKSRKNHRNELSFSSTLLDEIYRSIDANADNTEDSKFFYRDNKLVKGQVNFRGNGNYCRSHRAEDEEMASFRRACLVEKWMLKEENGNRLARRGSLVAESENKSFQDKDLLYFSSNSISSDSSGALSSSPDTDFFSSSTKSRVSCFSSVERPKPVRVGWKNRQDELDDYKMGDENMFKSKSRALKIYASLRKMKQPISPGGKLTSFINSVFNHANEKKLKNADSSKGNQDGDLKSVGSSSNCSSASRSCLSKKSPKSREKTRNGIQRTVRFDPVSVILNGESRPKSIIGGDCKGFGRHSTATNQLDDLKLRRIRVKNRTVEEVAKNDKKSDAMSCGFRKKSEEDDEDPMSDSSSDLFELDHLSSFGHSRLPMYETMKYFV is encoded by the coding sequence ATGTACAGCCgagaaaaatcaagaaaaaatcacCGCAACGAACTATCTTTTTCCTCCACCCTTCTTGATGAAATCTACCGGTCCATTGATGCAAATGCTGATAATACCGAGGACTCCAAGTTTTTTTACAGAGATAACAAATTGGTAAAAGGTCAGGTGAATTTCAGGGGGAATGGTAATTATTGCCGCAGCCACCGTGCAGAAGATGAAGAGATGGCTAGTTTCAGAAGGGCTTGTTTGGTTGAAAAATGGATGCTAAAAGAAGAAAATGGTAATCGTTTGGCGAGAAGGGGTTCATTAGTGGCAGAATCTGAAAACAAGTCATTCCAAGACAAAGATTTGTTGTATTTCAGTTCAAATTCGATTTCTTCAGACAGTTCTGGTGCCCTTTCCTCTTCACCGGACACTGACTTCTTCAGTTCGTCGACGAAGTCGAGAGTTTCTTGTTTTTCATCGGTCGAGAGGCCAAAACCCGTCCGAGTCGGATGGAAAAACAGACAAGATGAGTTGGATGATTACAAAATGGGTGATGAAAATATGTTTAAATCCAAGTCAAGAGCTCTGAAGATTTACGCCAGTTTGAGAAAAATGAAGCAGCCCATCTCGCCTGGCGGGAAGCTAACAAGTTTTATCAACTCTGTTTTCAATCATGCTAACGAAAAGAAGTTGAAAAATGCTGATTCAAGCAAAGGGAATCAAGATGGAGATTTGAAATCCGTGGGATCATCGTCAAATTGTTCTTCGGCATCTAGGTCGTGTTTGAGCAAGAAGTCGCCAAAATCAAGGGAGAAGACGAGGAATGGTATTCAAAGAACGGTCAGATTTGATCCTGTGAGCGTCATTTTGAATGGAGAATCAAGGCCTAAGAGCATAATTGGCGGGGATTGTAAAGGATTTGGAAGACATTCAACGGCAACAAATCAATTGGATGACTTGAAATTGAGGCGGATAAGAGTGAAGAATAGGACAGTTGAAGAGGTTGCTAAAAATGATAAGAAGAGCGATGCTATGTCGTGTGGTTTCAGAAAAAAATCggaagaagatgatgaggatCCAATGAGTGATTCGAGTTCGGATTTGTTCGAGCTGGATCACTTGTCGTCGTTTGGACACAGTAGACTTCCCATGTACGAAACGATGAAATATTTTGTCTAG
- the LOC142552371 gene encoding uncharacterized protein LOC142552371 isoform X3: MKIWCLLFKCFGVEDKEDDKIDAVANAIYPSGVENGRVPMKENWDEQMANDDSELGFCLPLRNIGDGDEAEGLGLGLRVTDATGREDNDRLHLDGDIGERGEDFFKWVNDMGLRYTASGGSGSQVDVNMKLGFNGEPPSSSSSAVDVERNMIAICQINGQNFIFCSKCIYQLSD, encoded by the exons atGAAGATTTGGTGTTTACTTTTTAAATGCTTTGGAGTAGAAGACAAAGAGGATGATAAAATTGATGCTGTTGCGAATGCAATATACCCTTCTGGTGTTGAAAATGGGAGAGTGCCGATGAAGGAGAACTGGGACGAGCAAATGGCGAACGATGACTCTGAATTAGGGTTTTGTCTACCTTTACGCAATATCGGAGATGGTGATGAGGCGGAGGGGTTAGGGCTAGGTTTACGGGTGACCGATGCCACTGGAAGAGAGGATAATGACAGGTTACATCTCGATGGTGATATCGGTGAGAGAGGTGAGGATTTTTTTAAGTGGGTGAACGATATGGGGTTGAGATATACTGCTAGTGGTGGCAGCGGAAGTCAAGTGGACGTTAATATGAAATTAGGGTTTAATGGCGAGCCGccttcttcatcatcttcagctGTGGATGTAGAGAGAAATATGATCGCGATTTGCCAAATAAACGgccaaaatttcattttttgctCT AAGTGTATTTATCAATTATCGGATTGA
- the LOC142552371 gene encoding uncharacterized protein LOC142552371 isoform X4: MKIWCLLFKCFGVEDKEDDKIDAVANAIYPSGVENGRVPMKENWDEQMANDDSELGFCLPLRNIGDGDEAEGLGLGLRVTDATGREDNDRLHLDGDIGERGEDFFKWVNDMGLRYTASGGSGSQVDVNMKLGFNGEPPSSSSSAVDVERNMIAICQINGQNFIFCSI, translated from the exons atGAAGATTTGGTGTTTACTTTTTAAATGCTTTGGAGTAGAAGACAAAGAGGATGATAAAATTGATGCTGTTGCGAATGCAATATACCCTTCTGGTGTTGAAAATGGGAGAGTGCCGATGAAGGAGAACTGGGACGAGCAAATGGCGAACGATGACTCTGAATTAGGGTTTTGTCTACCTTTACGCAATATCGGAGATGGTGATGAGGCGGAGGGGTTAGGGCTAGGTTTACGGGTGACCGATGCCACTGGAAGAGAGGATAATGACAGGTTACATCTCGATGGTGATATCGGTGAGAGAGGTGAGGATTTTTTTAAGTGGGTGAACGATATGGGGTTGAGATATACTGCTAGTGGTGGCAGCGGAAGTCAAGTGGACGTTAATATGAAATTAGGGTTTAATGGCGAGCCGccttcttcatcatcttcagctGTGGATGTAGAGAGAAATATGATCGCGATTTGCCAAATAAACGgccaaaatttcattttttgctCT ATTTGA
- the LOC142552371 gene encoding uncharacterized protein LOC142552371 isoform X2, whose protein sequence is MLPEDKEDDKIDAVANAIYPSGVENGRVPMKENWDEQMANDDSELGFCLPLRNIGDGDEAEGLGLGLRVTDATGREDNDRLHLDGDIGERGEDFFKWVNDMGLRYTASGGSGSQVDVNMKLGFNGEPPSSSSSAVDVERNMIAICQINGQNFIFCSVRPLSLSLHVCLCLCLCLCFQY, encoded by the exons ATGCTCCCAG AAGACAAAGAGGATGATAAAATTGATGCTGTTGCGAATGCAATATACCCTTCTGGTGTTGAAAATGGGAGAGTGCCGATGAAGGAGAACTGGGACGAGCAAATGGCGAACGATGACTCTGAATTAGGGTTTTGTCTACCTTTACGCAATATCGGAGATGGTGATGAGGCGGAGGGGTTAGGGCTAGGTTTACGGGTGACCGATGCCACTGGAAGAGAGGATAATGACAGGTTACATCTCGATGGTGATATCGGTGAGAGAGGTGAGGATTTTTTTAAGTGGGTGAACGATATGGGGTTGAGATATACTGCTAGTGGTGGCAGCGGAAGTCAAGTGGACGTTAATATGAAATTAGGGTTTAATGGCGAGCCGccttcttcatcatcttcagctGTGGATGTAGAGAGAAATATGATCGCGATTTGCCAAATAAACGgccaaaatttcattttttgctCTGTGAGACCTCTCTCCCTCTCGCTACACGTGTGCCTGTGCCTGTGCCTGTGCCTGTGCTTTCAATACTGA
- the LOC142552371 gene encoding uncharacterized protein LOC142552371 isoform X1, with amino-acid sequence MKIWCLLFKCFGVEDKEDDKIDAVANAIYPSGVENGRVPMKENWDEQMANDDSELGFCLPLRNIGDGDEAEGLGLGLRVTDATGREDNDRLHLDGDIGERGEDFFKWVNDMGLRYTASGGSGSQVDVNMKLGFNGEPPSSSSSAVDVERNMIAICQINGQNFIFCSVLSHVLLTQLTTPVLT; translated from the exons atGAAGATTTGGTGTTTACTTTTTAAATGCTTTGGAGTAGAAGACAAAGAGGATGATAAAATTGATGCTGTTGCGAATGCAATATACCCTTCTGGTGTTGAAAATGGGAGAGTGCCGATGAAGGAGAACTGGGACGAGCAAATGGCGAACGATGACTCTGAATTAGGGTTTTGTCTACCTTTACGCAATATCGGAGATGGTGATGAGGCGGAGGGGTTAGGGCTAGGTTTACGGGTGACCGATGCCACTGGAAGAGAGGATAATGACAGGTTACATCTCGATGGTGATATCGGTGAGAGAGGTGAGGATTTTTTTAAGTGGGTGAACGATATGGGGTTGAGATATACTGCTAGTGGTGGCAGCGGAAGTCAAGTGGACGTTAATATGAAATTAGGGTTTAATGGCGAGCCGccttcttcatcatcttcagctGTGGATGTAGAGAGAAATATGATCGCGATTTGCCAAATAAACGgccaaaatttcattttttgctCT GTGTTGTCTCATGTGTTGCTAACACAACTAACAACACCCGTGCTAACTTGA
- the LOC142552368 gene encoding uncharacterized protein LOC142552368 encodes MSLSVAEDDSATEIHLPADIDWEMLDKSKFFFLGAALFSGVSGTLYPIVMLKTRQQVMLNEMSCFKMAGSIMRSEGFRGFYRGFGTSIMGTIPARALYMGALEVTKSNVGYIASGQFGFSDASASAIANAAAGLTAAMAAQLVWTPVDVVSQRLMVQGGGCNTSSCMVGLKKYSGGIDAFSKIIHMDGARGLYRGFGISILTYAPSNAVWWASYSIAHRMIWGGVSCYICKKDENGNGGSGYRPDGKTVVAVQGLSAAMASGVSALVTMPLDTIKTRLQVLDSEESVRSRSPTILQTVKNLLREGGLGACYRGLGPRWASMSMSATTMITTYEFLKRLSTKTQENFA; translated from the coding sequence ATGAGTTTAAGTGTTGCGGAAGATGATTCTGCAACGGAAATCCATCTTCCTGCTGATATAGATTGGGAGATGCTTGATAAATCCAAGTTTTTCTTCCTTGGGGCTGCTTTATTTTCTGGTGTTTCGGGCACTCTTTATCCTATCGTTATGTTGAAAACACGGCAGCAAGTGATGTTGAATGAGATGTCTTGTTTCAAAATGGCGGGTTCCATCATGAGGAGCGAGGGGTTCAGGGGATTTTATCGGGGTTTTGGGACTTCTATAATGGGAACTATCCCTGCACGAGCCCTGTATATGGGTGCGCTTGAAGTAACTAAGAGTAATGTCGGGTACATAGCAAGCGGTCAATTTGGATTTTCTGATGCCTCGGCCTCGGCTATTGCTAATGCTGCTGCAGGCCTAACAGCTGCAATGGCTGCACAATTAGTTTGGACACCAGTTGATGTTGTGAGCCAGAGACTAATGGTTCAAGGAGGTGGTTGTAACACAAGTTCCTGCATGGTGGGCTTGAAAAAATACAGTGGTGGGATCGATGCGTTTAGTAAGATCATACATATGGATGGAGCACGGGGGTTATATAGGGGATTTGGGATATCTATATTGACTTATGCACCCTCCAATGCAGTGTGGTGGGCGTCTTACTCTATAGCACATAGGATGATCTGGGGTGGTGTCAGTTGTTATATCTGTAAGAAAGATGAGAACGGCAATGGTGGAAGTGGTTATAGGCCGGATGGAAAAACTGTAGTGGCAGTTCAGGGCCTGAGTGCTGCAATGGCAAGTGGAGTGTCGGCATTGGTGACAATGCCACTCGATACGATCAAGACACGGTTGCAGGTTCTGGATAGCGAAGAAAGTGTGCGTAGTAGGTCACCAACAATTTTACAAACCGTGAAGAACTTACTGAGGGAAGGTGGATTAGGTGCTTGTTACAGAGGGTTGGGACCTAGATGGGCATCTATGTCAATGTCTGCCACGACAATGATCACAACCTATGAGTTTCTTAAGCGGCTTTCAACCAAAACTCAAGAGAACTTTGCTTAG
- the LOC142552371 gene encoding uncharacterized protein LOC142552371 isoform X5, with the protein MKIWCLLFKCFGVEDKEDDKIDAVANAIYPSGVENGRVPMKENWDEQMANDDSELGFCLPLRNIGDGDEAEGLGLGLRVTDATGREDNDRLHLDGDIGERGEDFFKWVNDMGLRYTASGGSGSQVDVNMKLGFNGEPPSSSSSAVDVERNMIAICQINGQNFIFCS; encoded by the exons atGAAGATTTGGTGTTTACTTTTTAAATGCTTTGGAGTAGAAGACAAAGAGGATGATAAAATTGATGCTGTTGCGAATGCAATATACCCTTCTGGTGTTGAAAATGGGAGAGTGCCGATGAAGGAGAACTGGGACGAGCAAATGGCGAACGATGACTCTGAATTAGGGTTTTGTCTACCTTTACGCAATATCGGAGATGGTGATGAGGCGGAGGGGTTAGGGCTAGGTTTACGGGTGACCGATGCCACTGGAAGAGAGGATAATGACAGGTTACATCTCGATGGTGATATCGGTGAGAGAGGTGAGGATTTTTTTAAGTGGGTGAACGATATGGGGTTGAGATATACTGCTAGTGGTGGCAGCGGAAGTCAAGTGGACGTTAATATGAAATTAGGGTTTAATGGCGAGCCGccttcttcatcatcttcagctGTGGATGTAGAGAGAAATATGATCGCGATTTGCCAAATAAACGgccaaaatttcattttttgctCT TAA